One Paraburkholderia agricolaris genomic region harbors:
- a CDS encoding LPS-assembly protein LptD, with amino-acid sequence MPPRQLSQTTSSCAVVPRKRRLVAALIAVPGLMPALAHAQLVGEAAQPQPIDAPWGMQLAPQLEEHPLQASQKPATFVLGDTTSGTTDQDLAAKGSAEVRRNTFVIKADALHYDQDTDMADAYGQVHLNNNGAVFAGPEAHMRVDSSEGFMSAPKYRFNVTGGSGSAERVDLLDNERSVFTKGTYTACSCSDNPAWYLKGGEFDFDTGADEGVAYNSVLFFQGVPIFASPWLSFPLSGDRRSGLLPPSYSLSSTNGFELSLPYYFNIAPNRDLTITPRLISKRGVQLQSSFRYLSPTYSGSITGEFLPDDRLTHTNRYALYIQHNQNFGNGFGGYIYYNKVSDNTYPEDLSSSVSQFLNGTQLLYQQEAGLTYNNGPWSVLAREQHWQTLTPSIAPYGREPQLNVKYTKYNVGGFDYGAEADYTNFRITTADMTQGQRVMFNPYVSYSAVGPGYFITPKVQWHLASYNLNNISNDVPVGTPKNFTESIPTLTFDTGLIFDRSVRLFGQDYIQTLEPRIYYVYTPYRNQASAPLFDTADSDFGLAEIFTPNTFVGNDRIADANRLTAAITTRFINPETGDERARFVIAQQYYFQDQRVTLLPTQTSTQATHSDLILGASLKLGAGFASETAFQYNADNNQLVKTSVGFGFSPASGKVINVAYRYTRANTTLDNTPINQVLISGQWPLTHRVYGVGRFNYDLGGHRIVDGLIGLQYDADCWTLGAGIQRYANGLNTSGQNQSSTRFLAQLTLKGLSTVDNGLIPAFRASVAGYTPLPPPPPPESRFTNYE; translated from the coding sequence ATGCCGCCTAGACAGCTTTCCCAAACGACTTCCTCTTGTGCCGTAGTGCCGCGCAAAAGGCGGCTCGTAGCGGCGTTGATCGCCGTTCCGGGCCTGATGCCCGCGCTTGCGCACGCCCAGCTGGTGGGGGAAGCGGCGCAGCCGCAACCTATCGACGCGCCTTGGGGCATGCAGCTCGCCCCGCAGCTCGAAGAACATCCGTTGCAGGCCAGCCAGAAGCCGGCCACTTTCGTGCTCGGCGACACGACGAGCGGCACCACCGATCAGGACCTGGCCGCGAAAGGCTCGGCCGAGGTGCGGCGCAATACCTTCGTCATCAAGGCCGACGCGCTGCACTACGATCAGGACACGGACATGGCCGATGCCTACGGCCAGGTTCACCTGAACAACAACGGCGCTGTCTTTGCCGGCCCGGAAGCGCATATGCGGGTGGACTCGAGCGAAGGCTTCATGTCGGCGCCGAAGTACCGCTTCAACGTGACGGGCGGCTCCGGCAGCGCGGAGCGCGTCGACCTGCTCGACAACGAGCGCTCCGTGTTCACGAAGGGCACCTACACGGCTTGCTCGTGCTCGGACAATCCGGCCTGGTACCTCAAGGGCGGCGAGTTCGATTTCGACACCGGTGCGGACGAAGGTGTCGCGTACAACAGCGTGCTGTTCTTCCAGGGCGTGCCGATATTCGCTTCGCCGTGGCTGTCGTTTCCGCTGTCGGGTGACCGGCGCAGCGGTCTGCTGCCGCCTTCGTATTCGCTGAGTTCGACAAACGGCTTCGAGCTGTCGCTGCCGTACTACTTCAACATCGCGCCGAATCGCGATCTGACGATCACACCGCGCCTGATCTCGAAACGCGGTGTGCAGTTGCAGTCGAGCTTCCGTTATCTGTCGCCGACGTATTCGGGCTCGATCACCGGTGAGTTTCTGCCGGACGACCGCCTGACCCATACCAACCGCTACGCGCTGTACATCCAGCACAACCAGAACTTCGGCAACGGGTTCGGCGGTTATATCTACTACAACAAGGTCTCGGACAATACGTATCCGGAAGACCTGTCGTCGTCGGTCAGTCAGTTCCTGAACGGCACCCAGCTTCTGTATCAACAGGAAGCCGGGTTGACCTATAACAACGGCCCGTGGTCGGTGCTCGCCCGCGAACAGCACTGGCAGACGCTGACGCCTTCGATCGCGCCGTATGGCCGCGAGCCGCAGTTGAACGTGAAGTACACGAAGTACAACGTTGGCGGTTTCGACTACGGCGCGGAAGCCGACTACACGAATTTCCGCATCACGACCGCGGACATGACCCAGGGTCAGCGGGTGATGTTCAACCCATACGTGTCGTATTCGGCGGTCGGACCCGGGTACTTCATTACGCCGAAGGTGCAGTGGCACCTTGCGTCGTACAACCTGAACAACATCAGCAACGACGTGCCGGTCGGCACGCCGAAGAATTTCACCGAATCGATCCCGACGCTCACCTTCGACACCGGGCTGATTTTCGACCGTTCGGTGCGGCTCTTCGGGCAGGATTACATCCAGACGCTCGAGCCGCGGATTTACTACGTCTACACGCCGTACCGCAACCAGGCGTCCGCGCCGCTGTTCGATACGGCCGACTCCGACTTCGGGCTGGCGGAAATCTTCACGCCGAACACCTTCGTCGGTAACGACCGGATCGCCGACGCGAACCGTCTGACCGCGGCCATCACCACGCGCTTCATCAACCCGGAAACGGGCGACGAACGCGCGCGCTTCGTGATCGCGCAGCAGTATTACTTCCAGGATCAGCGCGTCACGCTGCTGCCTACGCAGACCAGCACGCAGGCCACGCATTCGGACCTGATCCTGGGGGCGTCGCTCAAGCTCGGCGCCGGTTTCGCTTCGGAAACGGCGTTCCAATATAATGCCGACAACAACCAGTTGGTGAAGACGAGCGTCGGCTTTGGCTTCAGCCCGGCCTCCGGCAAGGTGATCAATGTCGCGTATCGCTACACGCGCGCGAACACCACGCTGGATAACACGCCAATCAATCAGGTGCTGATTTCGGGGCAGTGGCCGCTGACGCATCGGGTGTACGGGGTCGGGCGATTCAATTACGACCTGGGCGGGCATCGGATCGTCGACGGCCTGATCGGTCTGCAATACGACGCCGACTGCTGGACGCTCGGCGCCGGGATTCAGCGCTATGCGAACGGTCTGAATACGTCGGGGCAGAATCAGTCGAGCACGCGGTTTCTCGCGCAGTTGACGCTCAAGGGCTTGTCGACCGTCGACAACGGGCTGATTCCGGCATTCCGCGCCAGCGTGGCGGGCTATACGCCGTTGCCGCCGCCACCGCCGCCGGAATCGCGTTTCACCAATTACGAATGA
- a CDS encoding DMT family transporter: protein MSATALPARRTLDSFAILLMIGLCAIWGLQQVAIKSANTALPPIFQAGLRSAIAAVLVWGWARSRGTPLFRDDGTLGAGLLAGVLFAGEFVCIFLGLTLTSASRMAVFLYTAPCFTALGLHWFADGERMRRTQWLGILVAFAGMALAFADGFLHGHAAQGSTLQGVAGDALGVLAGVLWAATTVVVRATRLAHSSASKTLFYQLMVSAVVLLALALGLGQARVETVTPLAVMSVAYQAVVVAFVSYLVWFWLLTRYVASRLSVFSFLTPLFGVTFGVLLLGESFSLRFLMAAALVLVGIALVNAPVKRAAA, encoded by the coding sequence ATGAGCGCCACCGCCCTGCCCGCCCGCCGCACCCTGGACAGCTTTGCCATCCTTCTGATGATTGGCTTGTGCGCGATCTGGGGACTGCAGCAAGTCGCGATCAAAAGCGCCAACACCGCATTGCCACCGATATTTCAGGCGGGTTTGCGCTCGGCGATTGCCGCGGTGCTGGTCTGGGGCTGGGCGCGATCGCGCGGCACCCCGCTGTTTCGCGACGACGGCACGTTGGGCGCGGGCTTGCTCGCGGGCGTGCTGTTCGCCGGCGAATTCGTGTGCATTTTTCTCGGCCTGACGCTAACCAGCGCTTCGCGCATGGCGGTGTTTCTGTACACCGCCCCCTGCTTCACAGCGCTCGGCTTGCACTGGTTCGCCGATGGCGAGCGGATGCGGCGCACCCAGTGGCTCGGCATCCTGGTGGCGTTCGCGGGCATGGCGCTAGCGTTCGCAGACGGCTTCCTGCACGGCCACGCGGCGCAGGGCTCGACCCTGCAGGGCGTCGCCGGCGACGCGCTCGGCGTGCTGGCCGGCGTCTTGTGGGCCGCGACCACCGTGGTGGTGCGTGCCACGCGACTTGCCCACTCGAGCGCCAGCAAGACGCTGTTCTATCAATTGATGGTGTCGGCTGTGGTGCTGCTCGCGCTCGCGCTGGGGCTCGGCCAGGCACGCGTGGAAACCGTCACGCCACTCGCGGTGATGAGCGTTGCGTATCAGGCAGTGGTCGTGGCGTTCGTCAGCTATCTGGTGTGGTTCTGGCTGTTGACCCGTTACGTCGCGTCGCGCCTGTCGGTGTTCTCGTTCCTGACGCCGCTGTTTGGCGTGACCTTCGGCGTACTGTTGCTCGGCGAGTCGTTCAGCCTGCGCTTTCTGATGGCGGCGGCGCTGGTTCTCGTCGGCATTGCGCTGGTCAATGCGCCCGTGAAGCGGGCTGCTGCTTAA
- a CDS encoding peptidylprolyl isomerase, whose protein sequence is MAIMKKLRLATLAAGLVAAASFLSVAPAQAQALSSGNNGQTVDTIAAVVNNGVITRRELDDRIGLITHRLNQQNAPVPPMDQLRQQVLNQMVLERIQLQKAKEDGINIDDAAVQKTLERLAQANNMSLDMYRSRIEAQGVPWTTFTKDARTELTLSRLREKEVDSKVTVSDAEVANYIASQRGPNAGLTSDLHLQHIFLKAPLNASETDIETAQKKAQALLAEAKGGANFEKLAKSNSQAPDASKGGDTGFVPPSKLPPEFVKAASTLRPGEINPDLIRTNDGFEILRLVDRRAGQGTSSDAPKLVQTHVRHILLRVGDGMSEPQARQKLLEIKNEIAAGGDFAKFAHTYSQDGSSSQGGDLGWISPGETVPEFERAMNSLQDGQISDPVRSEYGYHLIQVLGRRESEGSVSQQMDLARQAIGQRKAEQAYADWLRELRDTAYVEVKPTLSSMQ, encoded by the coding sequence GTGGCAATCATGAAAAAGCTTCGCTTGGCAACACTTGCGGCCGGTCTGGTCGCCGCAGCGTCTTTCCTGTCGGTTGCGCCCGCTCAGGCGCAGGCGCTGTCGTCCGGCAATAACGGCCAGACGGTCGACACCATCGCCGCAGTGGTCAACAACGGTGTCATTACACGGCGCGAGCTCGATGATCGCATCGGCCTGATTACCCACCGGCTGAACCAGCAGAACGCTCCGGTCCCGCCGATGGACCAGTTGCGCCAGCAGGTGCTCAACCAGATGGTGCTGGAACGCATCCAGTTGCAGAAGGCGAAAGAAGACGGCATCAACATCGACGACGCCGCCGTGCAAAAAACGCTCGAGCGGCTCGCGCAGGCCAACAACATGTCGCTCGACATGTATCGCTCGCGCATCGAGGCGCAAGGCGTGCCCTGGACCACCTTCACGAAAGACGCACGCACCGAGCTGACGCTCTCGCGTCTGCGTGAGAAGGAAGTGGACAGCAAGGTCACGGTGTCGGACGCCGAGGTCGCGAACTACATTGCCAGCCAGCGCGGCCCGAACGCCGGTCTGACGAGCGATCTGCACCTTCAGCACATCTTCCTGAAGGCGCCGCTGAACGCCTCGGAAACCGATATTGAAACCGCGCAGAAAAAGGCTCAGGCCCTGCTGGCCGAAGCCAAAGGCGGCGCCAACTTCGAGAAGCTGGCGAAGTCGAATTCGCAGGCGCCGGATGCGTCGAAAGGTGGCGACACGGGTTTCGTGCCGCCGTCCAAGCTGCCGCCTGAGTTCGTCAAGGCCGCTTCGACGCTGCGTCCAGGCGAGATCAATCCGGATCTGATCCGCACCAACGACGGCTTCGAAATCTTGCGCCTCGTCGATCGTCGCGCCGGCCAGGGCACCAGCTCCGATGCACCGAAGCTCGTGCAAACGCACGTTCGCCACATTCTGCTGCGCGTCGGCGACGGCATGTCCGAGCCGCAAGCGCGTCAGAAGCTGCTCGAAATCAAGAACGAGATCGCCGCCGGCGGCGACTTCGCGAAGTTTGCCCACACCTACTCGCAAGACGGTTCGTCGTCGCAAGGCGGCGACCTCGGCTGGATCAGCCCGGGCGAGACGGTGCCGGAATTCGAGCGCGCGATGAACAGCCTGCAGGACGGTCAGATCAGCGATCCGGTGCGCAGCGAATACGGTTACCACCTGATTCAGGTGCTGGGCCGCCGCGAATCGGAAGGCTCGGTTTCGCAGCAGATGGATCTGGCGCGTCAGGCGATCGGTCAGCGCAAGGCGGAACAGGCCTACGCCGACTGGTTGCGCGAATTGCGCGACACCGCCTACGTGGAAGTGAAGCCGACCCTGTCGAGCATGCAATAA
- a CDS encoding aminoglycoside phosphotransferase family protein: protein MTLPLSKDSTQASADSRLELLKAWLNAHAARYALELDTLAPASSDASFRRYFRLAGKAAEGGSSGTLIAVDAPPPEKCREFVQVAHLLEAANVHVPRVLEVDFDAGFMLVTDLGTDSYLGALTEAQSGDEPRRARSLMRDALDALIRWQLTSREGVLPPFDEAFLRREMELMPEWFLGRHLSREVDEKTRGVLDRTFALLIASARAQPQVFMLRDFMPRNLMIAAEPNPVNPGVLDFQDAVYGPITYDAASLLRDAFLGWDEEFELDCFVYYWERAKKAGLPVDPDFGEFYRQLEWMGLQRHIKVLGLFCRINYRDGKPHYMKDLPRFIGYARKVAERYAPLRPFAKLLDDLEGRANEVGYTF from the coding sequence ATGACGCTGCCCCTCTCCAAAGACTCCACCCAAGCTTCCGCCGATAGCCGCCTCGAACTGCTCAAGGCCTGGCTGAACGCCCACGCAGCACGCTATGCGCTCGAACTCGACACGCTCGCCCCGGCTTCGTCCGACGCCAGTTTCCGGCGCTATTTCCGGCTTGCCGGTAAGGCGGCGGAAGGCGGCAGCAGCGGCACCCTGATCGCCGTCGACGCCCCGCCGCCCGAAAAGTGCCGCGAATTTGTGCAGGTCGCGCATCTGCTCGAGGCCGCCAATGTGCATGTGCCGCGTGTGCTGGAGGTCGATTTCGATGCCGGGTTCATGCTTGTCACCGATCTGGGCACCGATTCGTACCTCGGTGCGCTGACCGAGGCGCAAAGCGGGGATGAGCCCCGCCGCGCCCGCTCGCTGATGCGCGACGCGCTCGATGCGCTGATCCGCTGGCAGCTCACCTCGCGCGAAGGCGTGCTGCCGCCGTTCGACGAAGCCTTCCTGCGCCGCGAGATGGAATTGATGCCGGAGTGGTTCCTCGGCCGCCATCTGAGCCGCGAGGTCGACGAAAAGACCCGCGGGGTGCTCGATCGCACCTTCGCGCTGTTGATCGCCAGCGCCCGGGCACAGCCGCAGGTCTTCATGCTGCGCGACTTCATGCCGCGCAATCTGATGATCGCGGCCGAGCCCAACCCTGTGAATCCCGGCGTGCTGGACTTTCAGGACGCGGTGTACGGCCCAATCACCTACGATGCCGCCTCGTTGCTGCGCGACGCCTTCCTCGGCTGGGACGAAGAGTTCGAGCTGGATTGCTTCGTGTACTACTGGGAGCGCGCGAAAAAAGCCGGCCTGCCGGTCGATCCGGATTTCGGCGAGTTCTACCGCCAGCTCGAATGGATGGGGCTGCAACGGCACATCAAGGTGCTGGGGCTGTTCTGCCGGATCAACTACCGCGACGGCAAGCCGCACTACATGAAGGATCTGCCGCGTTTTATCGGCTATGCCCGCAAGGTCGCTGAACGCTATGCGCCGCTGCGTCCGTTCGCGAAACTGCTGGACGATCTCGAAGGCCGCGCGAATGAAGTCGGCTACACCTTCTGA
- a CDS encoding ABCB family ABC transporter ATP-binding protein/permease: MRRTPSSEPSPISTQPRNDWQTILSLLPYLATYKWRVGFALSCLIGAKVANLGVPIVMKRIIDGLASVKHLTALGRAHDSPGIVLLGGVGLMVVAYAVVRLSTSLFTELREILFAKVTESAVRQLALKVFRHLHALSLRFHLDRQTGGMSRDIERGTRGITQLISYSLYSILPTLVEVGLVLGFFIVKYEAYYAIVTFIALAAYIVFTVKVTEWRTHFRRTMNELDSKANSRAIDSLLNYETVKYFGNEEWEAHRYDENLKRYRTAAIKSQRSLSALNFGQQAIIGTGLVFILWRATEGVMAGRLTLGDLVLINTFMLQLYIPLNFLGVVYRELKQSLTDMDRMFTLLGATQEVPDVPDAPALRVSGAQVRFEHVNFSYEPARQILHDVSFTIPAGSTTAVVGHSGSGKSTLARLMFRFYDLDRATGGAITIDGQDIRDVTQDSLRASIGIVPQDTVLFNDSIYYNIAYGRPSATREEVIAAARAAHIHDFIEGLPKGYETPVGERGLKLSGGEKQRVAIARTILKNPPILLFDEATSALDSRSERAIQHELDQIARERTTLIIAHRLSTVVHAQQIIVMDKGRIVERGTHAELLSANGLFAQMWALQQQRAAETPESAETVSVGDGGR; encoded by the coding sequence ATGCGCCGTACGCCCTCGTCCGAACCTTCCCCGATCTCGACCCAGCCGCGCAACGACTGGCAAACGATCCTGTCTTTACTGCCCTACCTCGCCACCTATAAATGGCGCGTGGGCTTCGCACTGAGTTGTCTGATCGGCGCGAAGGTCGCGAATCTCGGCGTGCCGATCGTAATGAAGCGGATCATCGACGGCCTCGCGTCGGTGAAGCATCTCACCGCGCTCGGCCGTGCGCACGATTCGCCGGGCATTGTGCTGCTTGGCGGCGTTGGATTGATGGTGGTCGCCTATGCGGTGGTGCGGCTGTCCACCTCGCTTTTCACCGAGCTGCGCGAGATCCTGTTCGCGAAGGTAACCGAAAGCGCGGTGCGCCAGCTCGCGCTGAAAGTGTTCCGCCATTTGCATGCCCTGTCGCTGCGGTTTCATCTCGATCGGCAGACGGGCGGCATGTCGCGCGATATCGAACGCGGCACGCGCGGCATCACGCAACTGATTTCGTATTCGCTGTACAGCATTCTGCCGACCCTCGTCGAAGTCGGCCTCGTGCTCGGCTTTTTCATCGTCAAATACGAGGCGTATTACGCGATCGTCACGTTCATTGCGCTTGCCGCGTACATCGTATTCACCGTGAAAGTCACCGAATGGCGCACGCATTTTCGCCGCACGATGAACGAGCTCGATTCAAAGGCGAATTCGCGCGCGATCGATTCGCTGCTCAACTACGAGACGGTGAAGTACTTCGGCAACGAAGAGTGGGAAGCGCACCGTTACGACGAAAATCTCAAGCGCTATCGCACGGCCGCGATCAAATCGCAGCGCTCGCTGTCGGCGCTGAACTTCGGGCAGCAGGCGATCATCGGCACGGGCCTCGTGTTCATTCTGTGGCGCGCGACTGAAGGCGTGATGGCCGGGCGCCTCACGCTCGGCGATCTGGTGCTGATCAACACCTTCATGCTGCAACTCTATATCCCGTTGAATTTTCTCGGCGTCGTGTATCGGGAACTGAAGCAGAGCCTCACCGATATGGATCGCATGTTCACGCTGCTGGGCGCCACGCAGGAAGTGCCCGACGTGCCGGACGCGCCCGCGTTGCGGGTGAGCGGTGCGCAGGTGCGCTTCGAACATGTGAACTTCTCGTATGAGCCGGCGCGGCAGATTCTGCACGACGTGAGTTTCACGATTCCGGCGGGCAGCACCACCGCGGTGGTCGGTCATAGCGGCTCGGGCAAATCGACGCTCGCGCGGCTGATGTTCCGCTTCTACGATCTGGACCGTGCCACGGGCGGCGCGATCACCATCGACGGCCAGGATATTCGCGACGTCACGCAGGATTCGTTGCGTGCCTCGATCGGCATCGTGCCGCAGGATACGGTGCTGTTCAACGATTCGATCTACTACAACATCGCTTATGGCCGTCCGTCGGCTACTCGCGAGGAAGTGATCGCGGCGGCGCGCGCGGCGCATATTCACGACTTCATCGAAGGACTGCCGAAGGGTTATGAAACGCCGGTCGGCGAGCGTGGCCTGAAGTTGTCCGGCGGGGAAAAGCAGCGCGTCGCGATTGCTCGGACCATCCTCAAGAATCCGCCGATCCTGTTGTTCGACGAAGCGACCTCGGCGCTCGATTCACGTTCGGAACGTGCGATCCAGCATGAGCTCGATCAGATCGCTCGCGAGCGTACGACGCTGATCATCGCGCACCGGCTTTCGACGGTGGTGCACGCGCAGCAGATCATCGTGATGGACAAAGGGCGGATCGTGGAGCGCGGGACACATGCCGAGTTGTTGAGTGCGAACGGGCTGTTCGCGCAGATGTGGGCGTTGCAGCAGCAACGTGCCGCTGAGACGCCGGAGTCGGCGGAAACGGTGAGCGTGGGCGACGGCGGACGGTGA
- the murU gene encoding N-acetylmuramate alpha-1-phosphate uridylyltransferase MurU: MTMSLKKAMIFAAGRGERMRPLTDTCPKPLLEAGGKPLIVWQIERLARAGLQTIVINHAWLGERIEAVLGDGSHWGVQLRYSAEHEALETAGGIAQALPLLEDAGSSEVFVAVSGDVYADFDYAALDTRAKALNALATPGMHLVMVPNPAFHPNGDFGLVDGTLSLDTQPRFTFGNIGLYDTRMFRDLPRGTRRALTPYYRETIAHGLASGEVYEGLWENVGTPAQLQTLDQRLSAR; encoded by the coding sequence ATGACGATGTCTCTGAAGAAAGCGATGATTTTCGCCGCCGGGCGCGGCGAGCGCATGCGTCCGTTAACCGACACATGCCCCAAACCTTTGCTGGAAGCCGGCGGCAAGCCGTTGATCGTATGGCAGATCGAACGCCTCGCACGCGCCGGCTTGCAAACCATTGTGATCAACCATGCGTGGCTCGGCGAGCGGATCGAAGCCGTACTCGGCGACGGTTCGCACTGGGGCGTGCAATTGCGCTATTCGGCGGAACACGAGGCACTGGAGACGGCGGGCGGTATCGCGCAGGCGCTGCCGTTGCTGGAAGACGCGGGCAGCAGCGAAGTCTTCGTCGCGGTCAGTGGCGACGTCTACGCGGATTTCGACTACGCGGCACTCGACACGCGAGCCAAAGCGCTGAACGCGCTAGCCACGCCCGGCATGCATCTGGTGATGGTGCCAAACCCGGCGTTTCATCCGAACGGCGATTTCGGCCTGGTTGACGGAACGCTGTCGCTGGATACGCAACCGCGCTTCACATTCGGCAACATCGGTCTCTACGACACACGCATGTTTCGCGATCTGCCGCGCGGCACGCGGCGCGCGCTCACGCCGTACTATCGCGAGACGATTGCGCATGGTCTCGCGAGCGGGGAGGTGTATGAGGGTTTGTGGGAAAACGTCGGCACGCCGGCACAGCTACAGACTCTGGATCAGCGCCTGAGCGCACGATAG
- the pdxA gene encoding 4-hydroxythreonine-4-phosphate dehydrogenase PdxA codes for MTTAAQPTSLPLQIAITTGEPAGVGPELTAQALAGAAAHWPHAQFTVLGDADLLADRARAVGVDWAALLAQGKRVRVQHRPLGAPSLAGKLDAANGRYVLDLLDSAIDGAVAGTFDAIVTAPLQKSTINDAGVPFTGHTEYLAERTHTPRVVMMLAGTGKRPLRVALATTHLPLKDVSAALTIDGIVETLRIVDHDLRHHFGLPAPRILVTGLNPHAGENGYLGREEIEVISPALKLANEQGIDAPGPYPADTLFQPRYLEQADCVLAMFHDQGLPVLKYATFGEGINITLGLPIIRTSVDHGTALDLAGTGRADAGSLIAAIDTAVSMAQHRRAG; via the coding sequence ATGACAACCGCCGCGCAGCCCACCAGCCTTCCGTTGCAGATCGCGATCACGACCGGCGAGCCCGCCGGCGTCGGCCCCGAGCTGACCGCGCAGGCGCTGGCGGGTGCGGCGGCGCATTGGCCTCACGCACAGTTCACCGTGCTGGGCGATGCGGATTTGCTGGCGGACCGCGCGCGCGCAGTCGGGGTCGATTGGGCCGCGTTGCTGGCGCAAGGCAAGCGCGTGCGGGTGCAGCATAGGCCGCTCGGTGCGCCCTCGCTGGCCGGCAAGCTGGACGCCGCCAACGGCCGCTACGTGCTCGATCTGCTCGACAGCGCGATCGACGGCGCCGTGGCCGGCACGTTCGACGCGATCGTCACCGCGCCGCTGCAAAAGAGCACCATCAACGACGCCGGCGTCCCGTTCACCGGCCACACGGAATATCTGGCTGAGCGCACGCACACGCCGCGCGTGGTGATGATGCTGGCCGGCACTGGCAAGCGCCCGTTGCGCGTCGCGCTGGCTACCACGCATCTGCCGCTCAAAGACGTCTCTGCCGCGCTAACGATCGACGGGATCGTCGAGACGCTGCGCATCGTCGATCACGATTTGCGCCATCACTTTGGTTTGCCCGCGCCGCGCATCCTCGTGACGGGGTTGAACCCGCATGCGGGCGAAAACGGTTATCTGGGCCGCGAGGAAATCGAGGTGATTTCCCCGGCACTGAAGCTCGCGAACGAGCAAGGCATCGACGCGCCTGGCCCCTATCCGGCGGACACCTTGTTCCAGCCGCGTTATCTGGAGCAGGCCGACTGCGTGCTGGCGATGTTCCACGATCAGGGTCTGCCGGTGTTGAAGTACGCGACCTTCGGTGAAGGCATCAACATCACGCTCGGCTTGCCGATCATTCGCACCTCGGTCGATCACGGCACCGCGCTCGATCTGGCCGGCACCGGCCGTGCCGACGCGGGCAGTCTGATCGCCGCGATCGATACGGCGGTTTCGATGGCGCAGCACCGCCGCGCGGGCTGA
- a CDS encoding acyl-CoA thioesterase translates to MTDILQLPQKHCALRVVPQPSDANVHGDVFGGWIMAQVDIAGSIPASRRANGRVATIAVNSFVFKQPVFVGDLLSFYADIVKTGNTSITVAVEVYAQRMSLTEDLVKVTEATLTYVATDSDRRPRALPVLD, encoded by the coding sequence ATGACCGATATCCTCCAACTTCCGCAAAAGCACTGCGCCCTGCGCGTCGTTCCGCAGCCGTCGGACGCGAACGTCCATGGCGACGTGTTCGGCGGCTGGATCATGGCACAAGTGGATATCGCCGGTTCGATTCCGGCAAGCCGCCGTGCCAACGGCCGGGTCGCGACCATCGCGGTCAATTCGTTCGTCTTCAAGCAGCCGGTGTTCGTCGGCGATCTGCTGAGCTTTTACGCGGACATCGTCAAGACGGGCAATACGTCGATCACCGTGGCGGTCGAGGTCTACGCGCAGCGTATGAGCCTGACCGAAGACCTCGTGAAGGTCACCGAAGCAACCCTGACCTACGTCGCCACCGACAGCGACCGGCGCCCACGCGCGCTGCCGGTGCTGGATTAA
- the rsmA gene encoding 16S rRNA (adenine(1518)-N(6)/adenine(1519)-N(6))-dimethyltransferase RsmA — protein sequence MSTSRQQQGRHQGHIARKRFGQNFLVDIGVIDSIVDVIRPQRGERMVEIGPGLGALTEPLIERLATPEAPLHAVELDRDLIGRLKTKFGALLELHAGDALAFDFGTLAAPGEKASLRIVGNLPYNISSPLLFHLTAFADRVIDQHFMLQNEVVDRMVAEPGTKAFSRLSVMLQYRYVIDKQLDVPPEAFQPPPKVDSAIVRMIPYEPHELPAVDERVLGEVVTAAFSQRRKMLRNTLAAFRDLVDFEALGFDLQRRAEDVPVAEYVRVAQIVAASPARDAAAADTGTGTGTGTGTDDA from the coding sequence ATGTCCACCAGCAGACAGCAACAGGGCCGCCACCAGGGCCATATCGCGCGCAAGCGTTTCGGGCAGAATTTTCTGGTCGATATCGGCGTGATCGATTCGATCGTCGACGTGATCCGGCCGCAGCGGGGCGAGCGCATGGTCGAGATCGGACCAGGGCTTGGCGCGCTCACCGAACCGTTGATCGAGCGTCTGGCGACGCCCGAGGCGCCGTTACATGCGGTCGAGCTGGATCGCGATCTGATCGGCCGTCTTAAGACGAAATTCGGCGCCTTGCTCGAGTTGCATGCGGGTGACGCGCTCGCGTTTGACTTCGGCACGTTGGCAGCGCCTGGTGAGAAGGCGTCGCTGCGCATTGTCGGCAATCTGCCGTACAACATTTCGAGCCCCTTGCTGTTTCATCTGACCGCCTTCGCGGATCGCGTGATCGATCAGCATTTCATGCTGCAGAACGAAGTGGTCGATCGCATGGTGGCGGAGCCGGGCACCAAGGCGTTCAGCCGCCTGTCGGTCATGCTGCAATATCGCTACGTGATCGATAAGCAACTCGATGTGCCGCCTGAGGCATTCCAGCCGCCGCCGAAGGTCGATTCTGCGATCGTGCGGATGATTCCGTACGAACCGCATGAATTGCCGGCCGTGGACGAGCGCGTGCTCGGCGAGGTAGTCACGGCGGCCTTCTCGCAGCGGCGCAAGATGCTGCGCAACACCTTGGCCGCGTTTCGTGATCTGGTGGATTTCGAAGCGCTGGGTTTCGATCTGCAGCGCCGCGCCGAAGATGTGCCGGTGGCCGAATATGTGCGTGTGGCGCAGATCGTGGCGGCTTCGCCGGCGCGCGATGCCGCAGCCGCGGACACTGGAACTGGAACTGGAACTGGAACTGGAACTGACGACGCGTGA